The stretch of DNA agttatttatttagtcAAGACGACacataatttttatcttttaagagtttttcatgttaaaatttgagatgttttatttataatggTTTTTATTCTTTGAGAATTTTTCATGTTAAAATTTGAGATGtcctatttatatatttttttcttttattgcaattatattatttttaatattggcTGTGATTATTAAGTTTTAAGTTTAGGttctataaaaattaattaatttaatttagcgAATTTTGTTGTGTACTCTGGTGATGAGTACTCCTATATGTTACTTTGTCAATATATATTGTCTATATGTATATAATTTGTTGTTGCAATCTTAATTCCTACGTGCGAATAATTCAATCGTGTTTCAACTGTTTGATTTACATTTGTTCATATTTAGGGGATGCAAGTGGACAAAATAAATCTAATTAATTTGAACATTCAAACTAAATCAATCTGAAAAATTATCGGTTATTTTTAGTTCGGgtaaaaaactaaatcaatgcatgtaaagtaaaaattattgattCAGGTATtggattttagttttaaaaaccaataaaaattgaaccaaCCAATATACTATTCatgctttatatatatatatatatattacataaaAATCTAATCCAATAAGACAATATCGATAATATCGTATCATCCTCTTTAATAATTATAAGTTATTTAAAACCGAACCAAAACCAAACCCTAATAGATTCATTTTAATGATAGCAgaataacttataaattatttaaaaagataaataattatatcaagTTATCTTAATAATTATTGGTGTGTTTCTCACAATCATTAATGcaacaatattttaaatccCAACATTACATAAGTATCCTCAAAGCTCAAACAATCAATCGTAAATAAAACATACgagaaataatatttatatatcaaactagtaattaaatcatttacacttttttatttattttaaactttttagaaaatatgtttcaaaCACATATTTTAACATTTGATAAAAGTGAAGGTAAACGATTTAATAAAATTGGCATGCAAGACCAACTACTattgaaattatataattatttatttgtatcaCTCCAAGGATAGAGAAAACAAGACAAACAACTTCAAGTTTAGAAAATCCAGAGCTTTTACTCAAATTTTCATATTCTTTTAGGGTTCTTTCCCTTCCACCAGTAGTGATAAACATCATATCAATAGTTGAAGTCAGCTTATAAGATATATTTGTTGATTCTGAATCTTCTGGTGATATGAACTCCACAAGAATGACTTTACCTTTTGGAGGCAAAGCTTTGTGACAATTGCTTAAAATTTCTAAGCATTTTTCGTCCGACCAATTATGGCACACAAACTACAACAgtatatataatcaaatataaaatgggtgatattattaataaataatagacATAATTAATTATGCAGTCCCTTAACATAATTTCAAATAACACTTCAgccctttttttttccttttcgatttggtcctttatttaatttgaagtaaacaatttgatcttttatgttttaaaatatttttacaaaaattcatcaaaatttttatacaaaactcataaattaattaattatcatcttcaatatatataatgcaaatttcatcaaatttataactcatattttcattctttatattttcgaatttttgtaataaaattaaataaatgaccaaatcaagaaaaaaaagatatctGACTGAagtattatctaaaattaagttaagggtcTGCATGAGCAATTGTACataaataataagataaaataaaaaaaattctacgatacaataaaaaatacagTGTGTATCGGTACtatgaattttttaacttataattttgtttcatttatttattcacgTATGCAATACtatagtatttattaaaatcgaCTAAATTAAGAATTTTGATACATTAATGATATGTCATTCAACTATTgactatttaattttgaaagtaccaatattaatttttcaatgttCTATAGAAGTCTctaaaataaatgtttatattATGTATGTATACTAACCTTAAGCATTATGGCATCTCCTTGTGGAACACATTCAAACATATTTCCTCCAACATGTTCAATACCTAAATaaagttttacaattttaaattaataacataagtGGTTGTTATATATAAACTTTGAGAATTAAGATGTGATGAAACAATTACCTGAAAAGGGTGGTGCATTTTCAATCACTTGAGGAAGATCAAAATTGATTGCCTTGATTATTGATGGATATTTAGACAAAATCATTTTGAGGCTTTGTCCATTTCCACCTCCTACATCAACTAGTGTTGTTAGTCCTTCATATCCTTTGTATATTTCAAGGATTCCTTTCATATGAGCTGTACATGTTTCAGTCattgatttattaaatatttcgTTTATTTGtggatctttttcaaaataatcatagATAGATATTCCATGGACTTTTTTGAATAGATCAATCTCTGACTCCATAATTGTTTCCTTGAGATTCAacctatattaaaaaaaatgatttttgtatataaatatataacaagttatttgcaAGTAATGATACATATTAATTAATGGAGAATATGTacctaaatatttaaaatttagattaaaattttatttattaatctacTCATCTCTCTAGATATACACATGCAAATGtagcaaaatatatttatatatacttatggttgttaaataaaatttaacaatacGTGTGTCTAAGTACAATTCAATTGGTAAttgaaaaaacattaatatataaaatttgaattcgaACACAAATTTCTTCATTTCTCCACGATTAAGGTGGGAGTCTAATCATTAAATTAGTTAACCTTCATTaaccataatttttaaaatgtttaaatatatattatttacatcaATCAACCAAATTATGTTCAAATATGCAAGATGACTTTCAGTTGTTTAAGTACACATGATATCTATTAGTATTAACTgtgattaaattcaaatatatgcTTCAAAATTCACAATTAATGATGTTTAAAATTGAGATTAATTGTGTTATGTGAATGGTTGATGAGTTGTGATGAATTAGTATGTTTATTAACCATCAACTAAATGTAATTAATCATTCATTTAAATGATGTTAAACTATTTGAGTTATATTGTCCTATTTTGTGTCAAAATATCATAACTCATTATTAGAAGAGTTAAAaagatttttagttttataaaatttcaaacttttaattttagtccAAGTATAAGAAAACTAAAATGTTTTTGTCCTTACAAAATTATCTTTCGAACAATTTTAATCTTTGTTGAAACAATTTTCGACTTTGAAGTTTTTACATGATTTTTTACAAGTATGTCTAGATCGTTATAAAAAGTTtctctacaaaaatttaatttttttttttaacttaagatgattaaatatgaattttttatttgtaagaaactcaagataaaagtaacaaaaatatgaatttaaaaatcaaatttcaagctcattttttataagaactttttatattgttgtaaatattcatacaaaaattcattcaaaaaaatatataacaacaaACATTAAAACTGTATCcatgataattttgtaaaaactaaaaattgtaattttattctatataaactaaaaataaaagattaaaattttataaaagactaaaaaatatttaactcaatcaataatatatataactataattAGTGGCAATAAATAACTAAAGGAGAAAAACACTTACCACACTCCTAAGAGAGTAGGGTGACACATGTATGATATCATTGAGCCCAAATAATCATCATTGTTGTCATAACTAACAAAGTATTTTCCCAAAGATGTGATTCCATAAAATCTAACAATGTTACCATCATCATCATTGGTTCGAGTTGATACAGACAAAAGAGAGTAGCTAGCAAGCAAGCGCAACATACGATCGAGCCTATTTGGCAACTCAGAGTGTTGTGTTGATAACTTTGAAGCAATTTCAAAAGTTGAAATGAATCCACCTTTATTGTTATCATCTTGTGAGCTAATTTCTTTGGCAATAATGTTAAACAAGTTGAGTTCCATTGCAGCATTAAGAACTGCAGGAAACACCAAGTTGGCACCTAGTACCATGGCATTGAGGACATAATTGTCTTTGGATGTTTGTGGATTCTCCATGGAATAtgaatgtgtgttttttttccCTCAACAAGTGTTGCTTTTTATAGGCAAAATAGTATTTGACTTGGCACATGCATGTGTCACTTATTTTATTTGGtgggtttttttttataactcttTGAATTCAGTGAGTAACTTTAGTTACTAAACAATTCAATTACACTTTGACCCGTTAATCAAATaatccattctttttatttttattttttaatttttttatttttatgtaaatgaCAAGTCAAAAAACTTCCACACAACTACTAATTAGTTCTGGATTTGAATTCgagaaatattaatattatgcaAATTGAACTAAGATTTAAagacataatttatttttttattttagtcttaaaactttacatttttagtttctataaatattagtcattttaattttattctatatattttatttttgtttatgcaattttttaaataattttgattttagtcactaattattattatttttttgtaaaatttaatgTGACAAATTTTTAATGACGATGTGGTACATTTGATTGTTGATTCCGCCATTTAAATAGGTTTTGAAGAATTCAAAGAGTATAATTTTGTATTGTCTGATATAGGGACAAACAAACACAAGATAGAAATGAAGTGCAAAAGTATACTAATATTTGCAAGTATCTAAATTTTTGCCTATTATAACTTGCAAAAATCAAACCTTCTTGCAACACTTTAACTTTGTATCTATAAAATAGCATGCCAAAATTAtatgcaaataattaaaaaataagaaataaaaaaataacattgtaaTTTAGCTTATTGCAAGATATATAAGAGTTAATGACTCGTCATACTTTTGAACATccatatgaaaaaataaaatttgttaactTAATCatattaaatcataattttgatacaaaaatatgaaaaagtaTAATTTGTCAACTTATTCATATTAACTCATCATAATTAAATGTTTTACTTATAGAATACTAACTTATTAATATTAActagtcaatttttttaaaaataagtttgttatattttaaaagcaaaattaaacttaaaatataaattaatcattataatttttcgtcaaattaatttttactaaatttCGAACAAAAAGTTAGTATTATTTTTactgtaaaattaatttttactgTAAAAAATGGAGTATTATTTGGTATATAAAATCtaacaaaaatatgttttcttaatatatttttcaattttacgATCTAAActaatatcattatttttacaGTTGGAATTCAAATTTGAAGTGATTATTCCTACATCGGCTAGGAATGAAAgaaatgttaaataaataagagtGGTGACCCATATATcagttgttttaaaattttggattGGGATGTGGTGTCAAAGCCTCTGTGTTGTTGTCGTGGTGGAGGCAGTAGTGGAAGATCCTAGTGTGGATCAAGTATAGTGTTATGGGTGACTCCCACTTATGGGAGAAATTGTTGGAATTCAAGTGTGAGTGCTTAGTCACACATCGACTAGGAATAGAGGAAATGTTGAAGGTGACTCATACACTCATTTCCATTTTTCAGCTTGAAGGAAATCAAAATGGGAATGAAGGCGTTGCATGAATTGATTTTCGGTGAATGAAGGCGTCGCGTGAAATGGTTTTCAGTGAATGAAGGCGTGAAATGGTTTTTGGTGAATGAAGGCGTGAAATGGTTTTCGGTGAATGAAGGCGTGAAATGGTTTTCGGTGAATGAAGGCGTGAAATGGTTTTCGGTGAATGAAGGCGTGAAATGGTTTTAGGTAAGTTGATTTTTTACGTGAATAGATTTTTCATGTGAATAGTTTTTTGTtaagttattataaaattaatactaAATTAGCATTTGTGACACTCTCTCTATAGCTAAAAGTAACTATAgtgacaaataaatatatatcactAAATATTGAGTGTCACAAtagatcttttttttttgtagtgtatTAAGTTTTTGGGTTGAAAGAAATGTAATGTCAAGGTCTCTTAGGGATCCTAAATGTTtagattgttgttgttgttgcgcTCCATGGACTCCCCAACAAGTAGTATAAGAGTCATGGTTTGGTTTGGTGGAGTAGTGGAAGTGGGAGATACTAAAAATGGAGGAAATGTTTGATATATAAGAGTAGTAATCCATATATCCTGGACCTTTAGCCCATGGCACACAGTTAAAAGAGAGATTGTTGGAATTCAAGTATAAGTGATTAGTTTTATATCAACTAGATAAGAGTGGTGACTCATATATCTTGAATCTTCAACCCACATATACTGAACCTTTACCCTATTACCACTGACGCACTCTCcgataaatgaataaaatacatAAGAGTATACTTATCAAATAGTACAATTATTTTGATCTCGTCAAATTTAGATCACTCATTCTTTAATTACAAACCCAAAACCCATCAATCCAAAAATGCAACTCTGTTAATAGAAGTTATCTCATGTCAACCCTATTAATATGTGCCTTCAAAATTCAGAAATTTGTCTTCAACCACATGtccaacaacttttttttactcCTAGAAACCTAGACAATTCATAAAATAAGCATACAATAAACTCAACCCTAAATCAAATAGTTATTAgtagagaaagaaaaataaccATAAATCAAGTACTTgttattagaaagaaaaaaagcatGAAAGAGTCGCACGCACGTACATACACACATACACATAAATCAAATACTTGTTATTAGAGAAAGAAAGTATAAAACAGCCACACACATAAATCAACTCCTTGTCATTAGAAAACACACATCAAACAAATGGCCATGGAGGGGGAGCTGCATGTAGTGGTGGTCTGATTTGTGGCTTGGTGAGACCACAGGTCGTCGGAAGTGAATCAGAGAGATTCAACCAACTAGCACTGGTGACCAACTTTGGACATAGTGGTGAGAGAGAAAGTCCCTTCAAGAATACATTCAACAATTTTATATGGTATGTTAATTTGTCTTTTTACACATAATgatataaacttatattttattgttttcacAAGACTCACAAATaacatcacataaattttcatacttttaatagttaagattgaatttttattatgatttataatgttaatattattttattaaaatattataattatagtcaacaacaaattaatacttacaaaaaagaaaacaattttataatattgatataaGAAATatgtaattcatattttaaaatgttagttgatttataaaaaaaaataaaaaatagaaactacgttcttaatatatatatatatatatatatatatatataattttgaaacaaCTATAaaacatattcattttaatgtaaatacttttttaaaaatatttataaaattaatgatattaatatctTTTGT from Cicer arietinum cultivar CDC Frontier isolate Library 1 chromosome 3, Cicar.CDCFrontier_v2.0, whole genome shotgun sequence encodes:
- the LOC101502419 gene encoding isoliquiritigenin 2'-O-methyltransferase-like; translation: MVLGANLVFPAVLNAAMELNLFNIIAKEISSQDDNNKGGFISTFEIASKLSTQHSELPNRLDRMLRLLASYSLLSVSTRTNDDDGNIVRFYGITSLGKYFVSYDNNDDYLGSMISYMCHPTLLGVWLNLKETIMESEIDLFKKVHGISIYDYFEKDPQINEIFNKSMTETCTAHMKGILEIYKGYEGLTTLVDVGGGNGQSLKMILSKYPSIIKAINFDLPQVIENAPPFSGIEHVGGNMFECVPQGDAIMLKFVCHNWSDEKCLEILSNCHKALPPKGKVILVEFISPEDSESTNISYKLTSTIDMMFITTGGRERTLKEYENLSKSSGFSKLEVVCLVFSILGVIQINNYIISIVVGLACQFY